The segment TGGAAACCCAATTTTGCAGGTTTGGACACTAAATACTTGGAATACATCACCACCTTGGAGAAGCCAGAAGTCTATGTAGAATTCACCAATTTATTTTTGTAGTAATTCTTTCCCAGAAGTCTCTGGGTGTGCTGGTGTGTGCCTGTAATCCCAGCTACTTGGGCGGCTGAGGCTGGTGGATTGCTCAGTGGTCCTGGGTTGCACTGCACTATGCCAGTTGAGTATCCGGTGCCACTGACAGTTTGGTCAGCGGGTGGCTGAAGGACTGGCTAGAACAACGTGAATGAGGTGTTGTGATTGGCGCTCTCTCTGTGAGGACTGATGGACCCACTGATTGAGGTGATCTTTCCCAGAAAGTATACACCTTAAAATTCAATGAGTTATTCTTCTGACACCTTTCTGCTCCCCAACAAGTAGAAATACTCTGTCATatgttataaaattattttttcagcaaATCACAACACAATTACGTCAAAGGCAGTCAGAAAGGCAAACTCACAAACAGCTGTATGCCTATATACAACCTACCCAATAAACAGTGGCAGACTTTTAAACAGATAAAGCATAACCATACCTAGGTGGAGGTGGAACAGGTCTCTGGACACTAAAGCAGAGTCCATGAGCTTGACTAGGTCCATGATAAGGATCTTGTCCCAAGATGACAACCTTTACCTGAACACAGACACGAATTAGTGCTGATAACCCAGCAATATGTCTTAACATCTCAAAATATTTAGAATTTTATGTATTGTTACAAAGCAAAAATTTCTCGATCAGAGCCAAGTTGCATCTGGAAGAAGGCAGCGCAGAAATTGGGAGGGCCAGGGAAAAGAAGCCAAGACGacagcttttgtttttaagagcATTATGTTGCAGTCATGGACGGAAATAACCAATGCAGAAATCCTTATTTTCGGTATCTGGATGAGAAAACAGGGGCAAAGCATACAAACACCACAGGAGACAAACCAGGGTACACAGCCTAAAGCACTGGGTTTCTAGACAGAAAGCCATGAGAGTCGAACACATGCATGGCATCCTGGAGCCTGACTGCAAATACAGCTTTCACTGTTTTATCAAAAACATCAGAAAGCAGCAGATCCCACTCTCCCCCCCTGCTCTACAAGGGTCTCCCCAGGAGCACTTACATCTGTGATGTCGCACATCTGCGTCCAGGTGAAGACTTGCTGCGCGGGCGGGTAGACAGTGTGACGTTTTCGCTCGTCGGCTACAAATGCCATTAGCTAGAGGAAGCAGGGTAGCGCGCGGTCAGTACAGGCGAGGGAGAGGGGCAGCCGCCGAGCAGCTACAGACgagctgctgcggcagcacaAAGCCTCCTGCGCTCACTCACCTGGGAGAAGTAGGGCTTAGTGAACTCCCCCGCCAGCTGCCGCCTCCAGCCCTCTCCGAACCCCGCGGGGACACTCCGCGAAGCGAGTCTCTGCAGAGCCGCCTCCTTGTTCCTGCGGATCCGCTCCTGCTGCTCGGGGCTCAGCGGAGGGGAGCGGGGCGAGGCCTTCCCCGAGTCATCTTCCACCAGCTTCAGCTTTTTGGCGAAGTTGGCCTGGAGGTCGCCACAGAGGACACGGCTACTAGGGAAGCGCGGCACGCAGCGGCCCGGCCCCGCGCGGAGAAACAAGCCGCTGGCGAGCCCCATGGCGGAGGCGAGCGAGCCTGGCAGGGCGGCCGGGATCGCGCAActagctcccagccaccccaggggTACCGCGGCCCAGGTGGCAGTGGAGGCCGCTTGgggtccccaccccccagcctgggcggGACTAAGAGACAGATGCTCTCTACGCCGCGCAAACACGTGGCTACTTCGCGGGAAAACAGCGCGTTTCCCCCAGGGGAGCGCCCTTCCTATTGGACGTTCAGCCACGGAAAGCGGCTGGGCACGCTAGCCTCGCCCTCGTTCCTCATTGGTCACTGCCAGGGCCACTGCTCCCCTTATTGGCCCCTCGCTATGAAGACCCGCCGACTGAGCTCTCCGCGGATCAACCCCGCCCAGTCACACGCCTCCGATTGGACAGTGAGAATGGAAAACCGCTCCCTACTGGCCAGTGACTACGGAAATCCCGCCAAGTTGTCtggccccacctctctcccagctctgccctcctatTGGACCGTGGGTCAAGGAGCGCTCTCTTATTGGTCAATCCCTCAAAGCAGCGCCACGCTAATCGGCGGGTCTTTTAAACAAGCTCTGCCGGGGGCCAGCATGTCCGTGTCGCCCCCAGATCCCGCCCGGCCCCGCGGTACCTCAGCATCCCCGCCCTGCTCCGGGGAGCGCTCCCGCTTCCTCGGCGGCGCCGCGCGGAAGAACGAGTGCAGCGTCTTCTGGCCGATCATGCCGGCGGCGGGTGGGCTGCGCGGGTCTGGCCGGCCGGGGAGGGGCGGACCCGTCCACACACGGGACCCGGAGGCGGACAGGCGGCCCCTTCCCCACACGGGAGCCGGCGGAGGTAGTGGCCGGCGGCCGCCTGGGTGAAAGACTGACCGAGATTGGCGCCAAGTGAGTGCGCATGCGTAAGAGGGGGGGGCATGGCAGTAGCACGTGCTTGAGAGGGTCCCTAGGGGCAGTCAGCGCGTGCGCAATGGGGcaggctcctccccagcccctcgGAGCTCACGCACGTGGGTAGGAGACGGAGTTTTCATTCTCAGTTCCGCTGTGGATCTACCGTTCCTCCGTCCCGCTCAGTGACCCACCCACCTTTGGGTCTGTCCCGCCTCCCCCCCGTGTGTCCTACCTTTCCCCCCACACTCCCGTGTGTGGCGCCCCCATGCCaccctgtctccctcccccccgatGGGTTCACTCCAGGTTCATTCTAATCCAATTTCCAGCGAGGGGCGGGTGATGTGTGGCCTGCAGGCAGATGGGGTGGAAGCAGCACTGCTGGGGGGGCGCAGTTACAGGGCCTCTGGGAGAGGCGGGCTGCACAGCCAGTAGAGCGCCCAGCCCCCTGAGGCAGGCCTTTGGGTGTTCCTGTAATAGAAACGGTTGGTAACTAATAAAAATCTTTCCTTGGATGTGCTGGGCCTGAATAGAGCAGGGGGATGATACCAGGAAGGGACATGAGCCTCAACTCCAAATGCACTGCCCAAGTAGTGGCACGGCTAGTTCTGCCCTTAGAAAACTTTGGCTGTGCGTGTGTGGTTTGGCATCCCAAGAAACCAGAGTGAACATGCACGCTTCCCCCCTCTATTCTTGCATTCAGCCTTTGTCCATTCCCAGCCTCCCCTGATCTTGTTTTCAAACTCTTAAATTGGCACTTTGAGGTTGTCCGCCACATCTCTGTAGCTTCAGTGCAGAGCAACACAGCCCTTGTTCTGATCCGTCAAAATCCACCTATTTGgcaaccaaaataaaataacttgCATAACAGGTTCCTCAGAACTCTTTACAAATGTTAAGTAACTCATCCTATCAACCCTGTCTGAGGAAGCTGAAAACATCAACAGGgaagacagaaaacaaacaaagaattaAATGGAGATAACAAGAGGAAGCAGATTTATAGTGGAAGTCGCATTGATGAGGCTCAAGACCACCccgcaaatcagtggcagagctaagaatagaTCCTacatcttctgagtcccagcctaTGTCCTTATGCAGTAACCATGCTGCCTCTTAAGTTGTGCCCAAGACACTAGGGGCCCAGAACACAGTGGCCTTGTCAGTACAACTGTGAATAGCACTTGCACCCCAGTTTCACTCCATGCATGCCCCTCTTACCCTCCTCTACCCTGTCCCCCTTCCCTTTGCATTTTGCCAATTCCCTCCTAAATACATCtacaccaaaaataaatatatatattttttaaaatatggtagtAACATGGCATTTGCCACCATCCCATCATTCACTCTGCTGGTGTGTtctacccctttccccaccctggaTCTATctggtctgtttagattgtaaggtctttggcaTAGGGACTGTCTACTATTCTGTGTTTGTTCAACATCTGCCTATAGGGCCCCATTCTTGATTGGCCCTCAGGCAcaacattaataaaaatgattaagaatATAACTGATGTGGGATAAATCCCTCATTTGTTCATTTAGTTGGCAAAGGAGTGAACATACACATGTGACATGGATCCTGGAATGCATGCATGAAATCCAGGCTTAAATTTGCTAGGCCAGAACATTAGGAGCTATTCTGTAATGAGTGTTTACTAAGCTATGCACATTAGGATAAAAGTGCCCTGAGTGCCTGGTTGCTTGCCTTATATGAAGGCCTCAAAGccatacaaaataaataacattgtTTGCTACAGTCACCTGTCAAACAGAACTTATGATGCCTATAAATGTGATGGATTCCGTAATCAGGCTGATAATGATTTCAGGCTGATAGTGGTTTCTAGTCATTTATAAATGCTTCTAAGAAGATCCACTAGGTGGTGCCAGGGGACCTTGCTGCAAGCCTTACAGAGCAAAACAATCTGCATGGGTGGGAGAGCTGAGCAAGGGTGAAACATTTGGCTCCCTGTCTCAGACAGGAAGTGGTGGGAGGGAAGTAGCTATTGCTGCTGGAAACGAGGCTTGCCGGAGCTGTTCCTGTGGCCTAGATGCCTTTAGTGAGCTGACAGCCAGGCCAGCTTCAGTGGAGTCCTAAGTTATCTGTCTGGCCCTAGGAGCATCGCCCAGATTCAGAGGATGACCCTGGAATGACTGAGTGCGTTGGAGCCGGTACTCCATTCCACAGAGGTGCAGCGATCCCCCATCTGTTAGGAGTCATATTAAGGTAGTTTTAAGTCTCTGTTACTTGGGAGCAAGGATTTTACAGGTGTGTTTCAACGAAGCATTTAAAATTTCCCAGGCCACTGTAGTTCCATGCAGCCCAGAATCTAACAAGAGTGAAACCCCATCAGGCCTTTTAGTTGCAGACTAATGACTGTTTCTTAGGGGCAGCTAGGAATGGATAAGTTCTTGGTCAAAAGGCCTTTCCCAGGCAAGAACAAACAAGAACTCTTAGAGATGAAGGGAGGAGAGCTGGATTGGATGAGAgatgggggagagaagaaaaggccCTGGTCAGAAATGCCAGGTGCAGATGAGTCCTTTGTGCATTCTCCATGGAAGCAAATCCGGGCTGAGGGTCTGAACTGCGATTACAAGATCCTGTTTGGCAAAACTGAGGCTGACAAGATTTTCCAGGAGCTGGAAAAGGAAGTGGAATATTTTGAAGGTAAACAGACGAACGGATCTAATGTCTCTCCATCTCTAATTGCCATGACGCATTCTGCCTTATGACTTCATTGCAGGATTGGATAGGTGGGAGGAAGTTTTTAAGCATGAGGCCCAATCCTACATACAGTCTGCATACTCAGAATCTTACTTCTAAGTGgattcccattggctttaatgggattAAAGGTCCCAATGGTTAGATGTGTTTGCATGATCAGGCCCATAGCGGGTAAGTGGCAAACGTAGGCTTTGATCCTTCAAATATGTTTAGCATTAAGCACACGAATTCAGTGGGCTCACTCACATTCTTGTTTATGCATGATCAAGGCCACAGCATGAAACATGAAAACACATGAAAGATGAAAGGATTCAAGTTTTTAGTTATTTTACAATTATCCCCTCTCATTCAATAACAGAGAGTGGTGTGGGAGAAGCCGAGAGCACTGTGCTATTTCCATCCCTTATGAGGATTCTTATACATGTTGATCTCTAGTGATAGTCAGCTTCCTGTCATTGTTTTTGGACAgcaacacttttaaaaattgacaggTGTGTAAGCTAAGATGTGCAGCACCATTTAGTGGTATTGTCATTCTAAGTCACCCTCAGAGCGGCTACACAGCAGGGAACATGTTGTACTCTTTTCTGCAGAGGGAATGATTGATAATTGCACTTGAACTAActctaaacttaaaaaaaaaaaaaaaatactgctacTTAGCTGTCTAAAAGGAGAGCGAATCGGTCTTGACTTTCCCAAACTCTTATTCTAACAGGTGATCTTACCAAAGTGCAAGTGTTTGGCAAATGGCACAACATCCCAAGGAAGCAGGTGACATATGGAGATCCTGAGTTAACATACACTTACTCAGGTGTTACCTTTGCTCCTAAGCTATGGATTCCAGTTCTCAACCGTATCAGAGAGCGCATCACCCTGGCCACTGGACACacttttaattttgttcttaTTAACAGGTAACATTTAATTTCTGATGGCAGTAGGCATCTCTGTTCAAACAACAGTTTGATTGTAGGACATTTTAGTAATCAGGTATCATTAAGCAGTTATTTGCCACTTCATTTTAGCCTTGAAAAGGAATTTGTGGATACGCAACTTCCAATGTAGCGTTAACTAGCTAATAGAGTACTGGAAAGCATTCCAAAAGCTAAACTCTTTCTTTAGTGCCTCTCATTGTAGTATTTAAATGGAAATACTTCTGTTATTGCTGAATGATTAAATACCCGGGACCCAATCCTATGTTCCTTGCACACCTGTTGAGACAAGGAGTAGGCTCAGTTGAGTGGCATCCCAGTGACTGCAAACCAAGCACAGAATTGGTGTTTGAACTGGGTCATTTTTGAGAAGGTAAGGCAGAGAAGTTAGGGAGGAACCTCTCTCCAAGATATGCATTTGTCTGGAACACACTATGTGGCACATTTTCAATGTGTTCTGCAGAAGTATAACGAAGTCACGGGAAACTCTCCTCCATTCAAGCCCTGCACAGAGTCCAGATTTGTCTGTGAGGCTAGGGCGGTTACATTTCAAGTGAGCCCTCAGTCTTTCCCATCCAGATAACCAACTCACAAGTGTGTGTGTCAGTTTTATGTGGTAGAAAAGCATCCCTGAGGGTGAGAATGCTAGACTCATTTGTGACTAAATTAAGATTTGAATTCTGGTTTCCAGTAATagtctgtgtatgtgtataaaaaataaatatgctgcaGTAAAGCAATCTGTGGCATATGCTTGTACAGTTGATGGAAGAACTAATTTTAATCTCCCCTTCACAGATATAAAGATGGCTGTGATCACATAGGCGAACATCAAGATGATGAGAGAGAATTGGTTCCACGGAGTCCCATTGCGTCAGTGTCCTTTGGAGCATGCAGGGACTTTTTCTTCAGGCATGGTGCTTCCCGAGGGAAAAACGCCTCATGCCACATTGAGCCAGTcaagctgcagctggcccatggcaGTTTACTAATGATGAAGTACCCCACCAATGTGTACTGGTATCACAGCTTGCCAACCCGCAAAAAGGTGCTAGCCCCGAGAATCAACCTGACATTTCGGAAAGTAATGGCTTTACcaaaaaaatgaagttatttaACAACCTAACATCTAGCTTTAACAGCCCCTtttacttctgaaaatgagaactTTCTTTCCATGTCATAagtcagtttctctttcaaaCACGGCCTTTTCCTTTGCATATATAGCAAGAGATAGGAACCTAGCTGTGGTGCAAGCTATGTCACGAGTGTATTTAAATTAGGAAACCAAACGGGGAATAACATGCAGTTGTTTAGATACAAATATGGTAACCATTTGATCTTGGATGTCAAGATTATttttctacagccaagcactacTGTAGTCTGTAGCCTGATGGTATATTTTTCATCCGCTATTCTCCTTGGTTCAGAAGGGAGGTTTACTGTTAAATCCATGGTAGTCCTATCAGTGAGTATgcgttgttttttgttttgaagtctCAAGTATGTACCGCTGTCTACTAAATACTAATGTACCATAGAATGTAATAATTCAGTAAGTCTGAAATGTTCTCTACAAATGAAtcatgtatattttttaaataaaacaagagtCTTCTACAAGAAGGGAATGCTGATTGTTTAAATGACAAACTTCCCCTTCATCATTTACAATGTGATTGTAACTGGTGCAGGTTTGGAAACAGGACTGCACAGTTCTGGAGTTTCTGAAGATATATACCAACAAAGCAGTAAGAACTGTTACTTATCTTACAGTAGAAGTCTGTCGCAACCTACGTGCATTTATcatgcacgatttcagctttacgctggTCCTGGGgtaccagctgtggctgggagtcccagagcctttaaatcacccagggggcttccagctgcagaggaggctggtagcccctggggcgaactaaagggcctgaggctccagccaccatggagctccaggccctttaagtgccagccccagcccagctgccaaagctgTGGGCGAGATTTgaagggctcctccgggctccccACCGCGGTGGGAAgcctggtggagccctttaaatgccgccctggcctggctgccggagctgcgggtgggatttaaagggcttggggatgtaATTTTGAGTATACACGGTTTTCACTTTACGCACTAACCGTGGAACGGAACCCCCGTGTaagataagacttgcctgtaACTATGGTTCTTGGAGATGTATTATCCAGATGGATCCTACTTTTGTTGCGTATGTGCCCGAAATTGAattcttttggccagcagtgtccTCTGGGATtgcacctcacccacccaccactTGAGGGCATAAGGGGCGAAGCAGGccttcctcagttccttcaccaATACAGAATCCAGGCAGTATAGGGCTAATCATCATGAAGCCCTGCACATCAGTGGCAGTAGTCATTGAATATGCTGCCATATTAGATGGGTCTAGAGCTGCCTGATGAGTTGTTTGGCCCATTAACTACCCCAGACAGTAGGGGACTATGCTGTGGAAGCTTCTCTATGAATTGAGGCACTTTGAGCGCAGTGCCTGATAACTGGAAATTTGCATCTGGAGACTAGCTGAGGAGTTAGAGCTTCCTGCTGAATAACTCAAGGATTCTTTTCCCTACATTGTGTCTTTGGATGCCCCGTTGCTTAGATCTTTCATCTATTGCTGCCACCATCATTAGTGAtctggaggtgggggtggtgTAAACATATTCTAATCTCAAAGGGTACCTGGTAGCACTTGTCAGCTCTTTTGGAAATAGATGCCACACTGATGCTAGGATCTGTCACAATGCCTTAGCTGATTCTAATAAGTAATGTACATGACAACCCTACCAGACACGCAGGAGTGCAGGAGGCCTAGCAATGTATGACTTTTCTTGGACCACCTCCACTAGACTCTCTGAAGTATCTACCGTGCATCTTGGAAAGCCTTGAAGTTAGCTGGCCGGCTAGGAGGAGGAATAGAAGTGACTGCCTCGTCTGGTGAGGAGGAAGAAATTTCTGTTGGGAACAATTGATCTTTCATATCCTGTTGCTATTCTTCCTCACTGCTCTGTTCTTGTAGGCTGTGGGTTTGCACCAGCTAACCCTGTTGAGTAGATATCTCTTGTCTTGAAGGGGAGGgagattaaggcctggtctacactacgcgtttaaaccgattttagcagcgttaaaccaa is part of the Chelonoidis abingdonii isolate Lonesome George chromosome 22, CheloAbing_2.0, whole genome shotgun sequence genome and harbors:
- the UNG gene encoding uracil-DNA glycosylase isoform X1 — encoded protein: MGLASGLFLRAGPGRCVPRFPSSRVLCGDLQANFAKKLKLVEDDSGKASPRSPPLSPEQQERIRRNKEAALQRLASRSVPAGFGEGWRRQLAGEFTKPYFSQLMAFVADERKRHTVYPPAQQVFTWTQMCDITDVKVVILGQDPYHGPSQAHGLCFSVQRPVPPPPSLENIYKELSADIEYFTHPGHGDLTGWAKQGVLLLNAVLTVRAHQPNSHKEKGWEQFTDAVVSWLNNNLDGLVFMLWGAYAQKKGSSIDRKRHHILQTVHPSPLSVHRGFFGCQHFSKTNELLKKSGKKPIDWRAL
- the ALKBH2 gene encoding DNA oxidative demethylase ALKBH2; protein product: MDKFLVKRPFPGKNKQELLEMKGGELDWMRDGGEKKRPWSEMPGADESFVHSPWKQIRAEGLNCDYKILFGKTEADKIFQELEKEVEYFEGDLTKVQVFGKWHNIPRKQVTYGDPELTYTYSGVTFAPKLWIPVLNRIRERITLATGHTFNFVLINRYKDGCDHIGEHQDDERELVPRSPIASVSFGACRDFFFRHGASRGKNASCHIEPVKLQLAHGSLLMMKYPTNVYWYHSLPTRKKVLAPRINLTFRKVMALPKK